From Pseudanabaena sp. PCC 6802, one genomic window encodes:
- a CDS encoding sugar transferase codes for MLSFKDTILVSTPERLTVMEAAKFSQSLEEICHIQYRKIVIDMSATQFVDSSGVGALVSALRFAQNSGNELVLWSLQPQVTVVLEMTKLQQVFKIENLTFSTRTIDDADTAGAMSFHPSVQSRLKRAIDIVGALVGLAFTAILFVPIAIAIKLNSPGPVLFSQIRCGLFGKRFRIWKFRSMVSDAEALKNTVANQADGNFFKNETDPRITSVGRFLRKTSLDEFPQFWNVLLGDMSLVGTRPPLTSEVDNYRFDLYQLDQNTLINEWSRLDVKPGITGEWQVSGRSSVRKFEDVVKLDLQYQKNWSIKYDLWLILRTILVLFDKKNQAV; via the coding sequence GTCAAAGTTTGGAGGAAATTTGCCACATCCAGTATCGCAAGATTGTCATAGATATGAGCGCGACGCAGTTTGTTGACAGCTCTGGTGTGGGCGCTCTGGTGAGCGCGTTGAGATTTGCTCAAAACTCCGGCAATGAACTAGTGCTATGGAGCCTGCAACCACAGGTTACGGTCGTACTGGAAATGACCAAGCTACAGCAAGTATTTAAGATTGAGAATCTTACTTTCTCTACACGTACTATCGATGACGCAGATACAGCGGGTGCTATGTCTTTCCACCCTTCCGTACAGAGTCGATTAAAACGCGCGATTGATATTGTGGGCGCGCTGGTGGGATTGGCATTTACAGCGATTTTGTTTGTTCCGATCGCGATCGCCATCAAACTCAACAGCCCAGGTCCAGTTTTATTCAGCCAGATCCGTTGCGGGTTGTTTGGGAAGCGCTTTCGGATTTGGAAGTTTCGCTCCATGGTATCCGATGCCGAAGCGCTGAAAAATACGGTTGCAAATCAAGCAGATGGCAACTTCTTTAAGAACGAAACCGATCCCAGGATTACGAGTGTGGGTAGATTCCTGCGCAAGACCAGTTTGGATGAGTTTCCACAATTTTGGAATGTCTTGCTCGGCGATATGAGTCTGGTGGGCACGCGACCGCCCTTAACCAGTGAGGTAGATAACTACAGATTCGATCTATACCAGCTCGACCAGAATACTTTAATCAATGAGTGGAGTCGTCTTGATGTCAAACCTGGAATTACGGGTGAGTGGCAGGTAAGCGGACGTTCCAGCGTTCGCAAGTTTGAAGACGTGGTGAAGTTAGATTTGCAATATCAAAAAAATTGGAGCATCAAATACGACCTGTGGCTAATTCTCAGAACCATTCTCGTGTTATTCGATAAAAAGAATCAGGCTGTTTAA
- a CDS encoding tRNA (5-methylaminomethyl-2-thiouridine)(34)-methyltransferase MnmD, which yields MDSDLQDRLTLLATADGSTTFFSDVFGEAFHSIHGAKQEAEAKFVLPARIRAKAERKGCVNIIDVCYGLGYNSAAAIACIDELGSGKPQLQIVALENNWQVPKAAIASGLLDIWPQTLVQHLKVLAETKGVKTANLNLSLLIGDARQTMQDLPKTWADAIFLDPFSPPRCPQLWTMEFISLLASCLKPDGYLVTYSCAAAVRSAMLAAGLEISSSSPVGRKAPGTVAAFSNNDLPPLTEAEKEILQTRAAIPYRDPHLSDPAAAIIQRRQLEQNLSGLESTSAWKRRQRA from the coding sequence ATGGATTCAGATTTACAAGATCGGCTAACTTTGCTCGCAACCGCTGATGGTTCGACCACTTTTTTTAGTGATGTTTTTGGGGAGGCTTTTCACAGCATTCACGGTGCCAAGCAAGAAGCCGAAGCTAAGTTTGTTCTGCCCGCCCGTATCCGTGCCAAAGCCGAACGAAAAGGTTGCGTCAATATTATCGATGTTTGTTATGGCTTGGGATATAACTCCGCCGCCGCGATCGCCTGTATCGACGAGCTGGGATCTGGCAAACCACAACTACAGATCGTTGCCCTGGAAAATAATTGGCAAGTACCAAAAGCAGCGATCGCCAGCGGTTTACTGGATATTTGGCCGCAGACATTAGTCCAGCACCTGAAAGTCCTGGCCGAAACCAAAGGCGTGAAAACAGCCAACCTCAATCTAAGTTTGTTAATTGGCGATGCCCGTCAAACGATGCAAGACCTACCCAAGACCTGGGCAGACGCGATCTTCCTCGATCCTTTTTCCCCACCCCGTTGCCCGCAACTATGGACGATGGAGTTTATCTCTCTGTTGGCGAGTTGCCTCAAACCCGATGGTTATCTCGTCACCTATTCCTGCGCGGCAGCAGTGCGATCGGCGATGTTAGCAGCAGGCCTGGAGATTAGCTCTTCATCTCCAGTGGGCAGAAAAGCGCCGGGAACAGTCGCCGCCTTCTCCAACAATGACCTACCACCCTTAACAGAAGCAGAAAAAGAAATTTTACAGACACGTGCGGCAATACCATACCGAGATCCGCACCTGAGCGATCCTGCGGCTGCAATTATTCAGCGGCGGCAGTTAGAACAAAACCTGAGCGGGTTAGAGTCAACTTCGGCATGGAAGCGTCGGCAAAGGGCTTAA